One Ranitomeya imitator isolate aRanImi1 chromosome 4, aRanImi1.pri, whole genome shotgun sequence genomic window, ATTGtaaaaaacaacagaaaataaaATTACTGTAACTCTttaaggtcagtacaattacagcaaaagTTTATACCTTTTATATGTTAATAGGTTATAAAAAACATTTGGAACTGTGTAAAAAACAATGGCCAGTGATTACAGGTGAAAATGATCACTTAAAGGCAATTATACAGGCGTGTATACTTTGACCATCTGAGTTGCGAAATATCAGTCTAGTGGAGATAGAGAAGGATATTGAATTATATGAATTAGACCATAATTATTATTAGGGGAATGAATGACAAGAGTTTTAGATCTTGGTTACAAGAAGAACCTCTATCCAAGGCTAATGATAAAAGCTTTCGCTTTCTTCCAGGACACTCTTGATTTTTTTTCCTTAGAAGTCCCCGGTTTGGAAACGCTCTGCCAATTGGATTGATGTTTCTTTGAAAATAATAGACATTGATGGAGAATGGGACACATGTTATTGAATTTTACATATTAGCTTTCTCCGTTTTTggtcaaaaaatatttttatttccaaCATTTCTTGCTCTTTACCTCATATGTCTACTATGGAACATGTTAATTTTTGTGACACTCTTCATGGACCGCCATCTGCAGAAACCAATGTACTTCTTCCTACGTAACCTCTCCTTTGTAGATGTCTTGTACATCTCAGTGGCGCTTCCAAAATTAATGGACATCATTCTTACTGGAAACAATCGGGTTTCATTTACTGCTTGCTTTACACAGATGTACTTTTTCGCTGCCTTTGCTTGCACAGAAATTTGGTTATTGACCATGATGTCTTACGACCGCTATGCTGCAATCTGCTTCCCGTTACATTATGTTTTAATCATGAAGAAGGGAAAGTGCAGCCTCCTTGTAGCCGGTTGCTGGCTTTCTGGATTTTGTAACTCTCTTTTTGTGACGATATTTGCATCCCGTTTGGTTTTCTGTGGCTCCACAGACATTAAACAAATATTTTGTGACATTAAAACATTGACAAAGATTTCTTGTGGAGATATCTATGAATTCCAGACAATGATATTAGTGGAAGCTTTATTCATGGGTTTATGTCCCTTCATACTCATTTTGATGTCCTACAGTAAAATTTTAGCAAATATTCTCGGCTTAAACTCCATTGGCCAAAGGAAAAAAGCGTTCTCCACGTGTACCTCTCACCTTACCATCCTTCTCATATTTTATGGGACCTTACTCTGTATGTACATGATACCTTCATCAGATCACTCAGAGGAACTTGACCAGATATTTTCAGTCCTCTACCTAGCAGTGACTCCCACATTGAATCCTTTGATTTACAGTTTAAGGAACACGGAAGTTAAAAATGCTTTATGTAATATAttacatatttcacaaaaactaCCAAAAACTTAGGACTAAACATGATGTCACAATAATCTAAAAATGAATGTAAAACTAATAATTCTGATAATTCTGGTTAGGGcatctcagattttttttttaatttattttttcattgaaaATTATCCTGTGTGCACTGGGGCAAAGGGTTGTTCTGAGTATACAGCGTTAAAAGAAATGGGTATGTATTAGCGCTAATGCTCATCTTTTCCTTTTTATGATAAAAAAGAAAGTGTTATGGTCATGGAAAATTATGACAAAAAATTACATGCAAGTTTGGTGTAGAATCCTATTGCTAGGTCACTTTTATAGTACCATGAATaaatcccaaaaaacaattgtgaaattgcattttttatttctctttttcattgcgcttggaattttttttactcaTTTGCAAGTACATTGGATGCTAACTTTTATTGTCATTAAAAACTTCAATAAATTAAGCCCTCATACAGCAATGTCagtgaaaaatatttttaaaaataatggTTTTTGGAAGAAGTGTAGgaaaaaaatgaaagcacaaaaatagaaaatcgcaaagtttgtaaggggttaaaacaatccCACTGACAATGAGTGGAATTGAGGTTGAGCATCCACACCTATATTCCTGTAAGGACTGGGCTGTAGACCCCTGTTCTTGGTATCAATGGGGGTCCCCATGGTTAAAGGATTTTAATAATCCTTTAACCAAATAAGAGCAAAGGTAAGGATTGACACATCTATGATGGAGCTTGTTGAATATCCCATTCCAAAACCATAGGCATTAAAATGGAGTTAAGTCCTTTTTTAGCTCTACCAACTTGTAGACTTCTCAGGAAGGCATGTAGAATTTGTGCTTCTAATTCCACAAAGCTTGATTAAGTACCTTACACTTTACTATAACAGATGCTGAAGACACTTTTGACAGCAGATCCCTTGGAAATGCCAGAGTTGAAAAACCTTCATTTCCAAGGGATTCGGGCAACTTTAGAATCACAATTTCAGAACCTCGTTAGTGTTCATCCTTTTACAGGGTGGCAATCATGGAATAATTTCAGGAAAGTCAAGCAATTTGAGGACAAAACATATACAACTCTATTCATAAGATAGAGGTGGAAAGATGTTTAGGAATAGCCAGGCTCAATTTTAGGAGGTGGGATAATAAGTAATGATGCTACCAGAATCTCACTGATGTGTTCTGGACAGAAGAGGACTGCTATATTCTTTACAAATAACAAGGGGTTATCTTTGATTCTAATGGAGACACCACCTGTTTAATTAAGTTACAATAATGCTAAGTAACACCCTTTATAGATACGTGTAcaccagggctggactgggactaaaattcagcccaggcatttgaagttacacaggcccacttgtcacatggtgactgtataatatctttgtacacttgtaggttacaagaagtgaggggagtgtaacacgactatataacatataattacagctgtatccagcattacagctcagtcctatttattgcgttTAGTTACAGTATCAAGAAAAGccactactttacctacataactggatctcgtagataatgaagggatgagatgaccaaagactatggaacctcattctgatggtccatacactttgcctacagccacttgtgGTTCCGCTGTACAGCACGAcacccagtgactctgaagagcggtgacatcagtagcgtcaccgctcttcagatattcctggTCTTGTGCGGAgcttggcgactgtgaagagcggtattgttactaccgtcaccgctcttcagagtcgctgggtctcgccagttctgggctagtagtgggggtgtctgatagacacctctccattacttacaccagggattgatagcagctgacattatgcagctgacatcaaccctaaaaatcattacacataccagaattaaatgctctggtggctgggaaaagtagtagagttagcgctattcccaggcaccgggtactaactacaactgtcatcatccttgcctggtctccccgagaagcatttctgctgtatttacatgctctaatctcaggccgctaaacgagtgtgatcgacaatactgaagtcgttcgcttgtttcccggcctctttacaccaactgagaaagaatgaagggaacagaacaatcacaattagatcaatctgtccccatacagtatcatgttatcagcagcacatctacagtttacatcggcaatgtgctgctgagtacaaggatttctgttcccacataaataatccaatcactcgatgaataggcagcattttgcttgtttagtataatacaccccatagtcctccatatattataatgtgcacctcagtcctccatatagtataatacacttctcagtcctctatatcagaggtccccaactccagtcctcaaggcccaccaacatgtcatgttttcaggatttccttagtcttgcccaggtaataattgcatcacctgtgcaatgcaaaggaaatcctgaaaacatgacctgttggtgggccttgaggactggagttggggacctctgctctatatagtatactacactccccatagtcctccatatagtataatacactccccattgtcctccatatagtataatacactcctcatagtcctccatatattaaaatacactgcaattcctcaatatagtataatacactcctcagtcctcaatatagtataatttactgccacagtcctccatatagtataatacactcctcagtcctccaaatagtataatacattcgtaAAAATAAAAACACTGGCGCTCCTAAATAGGAATGAAAATTTAttggaaaaagaaaaataatcCTTTATGTATAATGCAGCTGGTGATTGGTTCAGGTTCTGTGTGCACCTGTCAAAATAAATGGTGGGTTACTAGTAGGAGTAATATTCACCTGCGCTAACTACAATAGGGTGGAAATGTGGAAATAAGATATGGGTTAGAAACCACTTACAATTTGTTAATGTTGGAAAAATATGGATAGACTCCAGATCCTGTTTGGTGCCAAAGTTGGTGGCATTATAAGTTAATGGTGCCAATATGGGTACTGTGCTACTTGCAGATGCTCAGGTGTTTGAGAATGTTCGTTCTTGTATCGTCTTACGGTTCCCCCTGAGGGATAAATATACACCTTTTAAATTATGATTTCACTAGTCCATATGCAGCCTAGAAATGTTGGTTTGGGTGTACTCACTCTTGATGGGTGGTCAGAATGCTGATAATCATCAGCTAGTGGGAGGCCCTCAGAGCAGGGTATATGTCCTGTGTAATTGAGTTTTGGAGAATCGACTCCATGATAGAGTGAATGTGCCAATATAACATACGGGTCAACATGCACACATGTTTATAGtgcccactagggttgagtgaaacagatcggcacttttcaaaagtcgccgacttttagcaaagtcgggtttcgtgaaacctgacccgatcccactctgggatcgtgtcggcggtcggcgatctctaattaaaagtcaggtttcgttttatatatatatatatatatatatatatatatatatatatatatatgtcattcagagacatatatatatatatatatatatttatatatatttatattaacttcagcgcgatatagcagaaaagccggtaattcaattaccggctttccaTTTCTCCTGccgaaacccgacatgatttgagacatggtttacatacagtaaaccatgttatatcccccttttttttgcatattccacactactaatgttagtagtgtgtatgtgcaaaatttcagctctctagctcttaaatttaatggttaaatcgcggaaaaagtttgtgtgggctcccgcgcaattttctccgccagagtagtaaagccattgactgagggcagatattaatagcctggagagggtccacggttatttgccccacctggctaaaaacacctgcccccagccaccccagaaaaggcacatctggaagatgcgcctattctggcacttggccactctcttcccattccagtgtagcggtggaatatggggtaatgaagggttaatgccaccttgctattgtaaggtgacattaagccagattattaatggaaaggcgtcaattatgacacctatccattattagtccaattgtatgaaagagttaaaaaaaacacacacacaatattaaaaagtattttaatgaaataaacacactgtttgttgtaataatttattgtacgcttaatccactcgctgaagaccctcgctctgtaacaaataaaaaaataataaaccaacaatatacataccttccgtagatctgtaacgtcccacgttgtaaatccatctgaaagggttaaaatattttacagccaggagctctgctaatacagcgctgctcgtggctgtaaaccccagcgaatgaaggtaatgtaggtcaatgacctgtagttaccttcattcgcggtgatgcgccccctgctgggggacgttacagatctacggaaggtatggatattgttggtttattattttttatttgttaaagagcgagggtcttcagtgagtggattgagcgtacaataaaatattaaaacaacctgtgtttttatttcattaaaatactttttaataatgtgtgtgtgtgtttttttaaccattaaatgcaaatggattaataatggataagtgtcagaattctccattattaatctggcttaatgtcaccttacaatagcaaggtggcattaacccttcattaccccatatcccaccgctacacgggaatgggaagagagtggccaagtgccagaatagacgcatcttacagatgtgccttttctggggtggctgggggcagatgtttttagccagggggggggcaataaccgtggaccctctccaggctattaatatctgccctcagtcactggctttactactctggcggagaaaattgcgcgggagcccacgccaattttttctgcgatttaacccttaaatttaagagctagagcgccgaaattttgtatatacacactactaacattagtagtgtggagtatgcaaaaaaaagggggatatgacatggtttactgtatgtaaaccacatctcatattatgtcgggttttggcaggagaaatgaaaagccggtaattgaattactggcttttctgctatatcgccctgaaggaaatgtaaaaaaaacaaaaaacccccataaacttacattggatttcgagtttcggccgatccccgaccccgacttttcaataggatcggccgatttcactcgacccgacttttgagaaagtcaggtttcgtgaaacccgactcgaccctgaaaaactaaaagtcgctcaactctagtgcctaCTGCACTGACGAATACTCACTGATTCCCCATGCTGCAGGGCCTGGATATCGTGCCCCCACATTCCCCATGCTGCAGGGCCTGGATATCGTGCAGATCGCAAGCGGGTCACCGCTGTGATTTGTGAGATAGATTGCGGGTGAAGCTGCGGCAAGAGCCGCAGGACTGCAAAAACCTCGCATGCCCCGGCAGGAAGCAACTCAGAGGTAGCGGTCCAGAAGGGTGGGTGGAGTTAGGGGTGACATCACCGAGCTACGTAGGACAGGTGTGCTGTTGACAGCCAACCAACACGTTTCAGGGGCTCTAGCCCTCTTCGCCAGGGTAATGACTGTCTGCGCCCAGACCTAACCTTATTGACTGATATGCCGTTCCCACCCCTCTGATCTTGTTCAGCCTTTGTCAGCTGTGTTCAATTGATTGGCTAGATTGGATCACTAAGGTGGTTAATCGTGACCCAATTGACTTGTGAAGGGCAGTGTGCTAGCCACGTAGTGAGGTTAAGAGTATGCTAATTGACTTGGAATGAACTGTGTGCTGAACATGTATCCTGATTTAAACATCTGCTAATGAGGACTATGACGTGTGCTTGATATAATTAACAAGTTTAAGGTGTAGTAAAAAATGTACATAAATGTATGAAAAAACTTTATTAGTAAACATTAGATTTAATTAAAAGTATAAATAAATGCATGGACATAGTAAAAATGGGTTTTTACACCCTTATTCAAATTATTTTAAAATATCTATAACTGCCTGAAATGGCTGAGAGATAAAAAAATTTGTTAATATTTGATTAACACCACACATTCCGTGTGTGTTAAATCAGGAGATATACGTTATATAAAAAGTTAAAAGTGGGattacaaaatagaaaaaataggtaTTAAAACAGGTATTAAAAATAGAGTAGGAAAATGTGCAGAGCTTGCCAgggctcattaacccctttacccccaagggtggtttgcacgtcaatgaccaggccaatttttacaattctgaccactgtccatttatgaggttataactctggaacgcttcaacggatcctggtgattctgacattgttttctcgtgacatattgtacttcatgatagttgtaaaatttctttgatagtacctgcgtttatttgtgaaaaaaacggaactttggcgaaaattttgaaaatttcgcaattttcaaactttgaatttttatgcaattaaatcacagagatatgtcacacaaaatacttaatcagtaacatttcccacatgtctactttacatcagcataattttggaaccaaattttttttttgttagggagatataagggttaaaagttgaccagcaatttctcatttttacaacatcatttttttttagggaccacatctcatttgaagtcattttgaggggtctatatgatagaaaatacccaagtgtgacaccattctaaaaactgcacccctcaagatgctcaaaaccacattcaagaagtttattaacccttcaggtgtttaataggaatttttggaatgtttaaataaaaatgaacatttaacttttttacacaaaaaatttacttcagctccaatttgttttattttaccaagggtaacaggagaaaatggaccccaaaagttgttgtccaatttgtcctgagtacgctgataccccatatgtggcagtaaatcactgtttgggcgcatgggagagctcggaagggaaggagcgccgtttgacttttcaatgcaaaattgacaggaattgagatgggacgccatgttgcgtttggagagccactgtgaccccccacaagtgacaccattttggaaagtagaccccctaaggaacttatctggatgtgtggtggtgagcactttgacccaccaagtgcttcacagaagtttataatgcagaaccgtaaaaataaaaaatcatattttttcacaaaaattatatttttgcccccagttttttatttttccaagggtaagagaagaaattggacctcaaaagttgttgtccaatttgtcctgagtacgctgataccccatatgtggcagtaaaccactgtttgggcgcatgggagggctcggaagggaaggagcgccgtttgacttttcaatgcaaaattgacagaaattgagatgggacgccatgttgcgtttggagagccactgatgtgcctaaacattgaaaccccccacaagtgacaccattttggaaagtagaccccctaaggaactaatctagaggtgtggtgagcactttgacccaccaagtgcttcacagaagtttataatgcagaaccgtaaaaataaaaaatcatattttttcacaaaaattatatttttgcccccaattttttatttttccaaggttaagagaagaaattggacctcaaaagttgttgtccaatttgtcctgagtacgctgataccccatttgtgggggtaaaccactgtttgggcacatgggagagctcggaagggaaggagcgccgtttgacttttcaatgtaaaattgacaggaattgatatgggacgccatgttgcgtttggagagccactgatgtgcctaaacattgaaaccccccacaagtgacaacattttggaaagtagaccccgtaaggaacttatctggatgtgtggtgagcactttgacccaccaagggcttcacagaagtttataatgcagagccataaaaataaaacaaaatttttttcccacaaaaattattttttagcccccagttttgtattttccctaggagaaattggaccacaaaagttgttgtcctatttgtcctgagtacgctgataccccatatgtgagggtaaacccctgtttgggcacacgggagagctcggaagggaaggagcactgttttactttttcaacgcagaattggctggaattgagatcggacgccat contains:
- the LOC138674329 gene encoding olfactory receptor-like protein OLF4 — protein: MENGTHVIEFYILAFSVFGQKIFLFPTFLALYLICLLWNMLIFVTLFMDRHLQKPMYFFLRNLSFVDVLYISVALPKLMDIILTGNNRVSFTACFTQMYFFAAFACTEIWLLTMMSYDRYAAICFPLHYVLIMKKGKCSLLVAGCWLSGFCNSLFVTIFASRLVFCGSTDIKQIFCDIKTLTKISCGDIYEFQTMILVEALFMGLCPFILILMSYSKILANILGLNSIGQRKKAFSTCTSHLTILLIFYGTLLCMYMIPSSDHSEELDQIFSVLYLAVTPTLNPLIYSLRNTEVKNALCNILHISQKLPKT